gggcacctgggaggctcagtgggttaaagcctctgcctttggctcaggtcatgatcccagagtcctgggatcaaccctctcatcgggctctctgctccagctgggagcctgcttcccttcctgtctctctgtttgcctctctgcctacttgtgatctctgtcaaataaataaataaaatctttttaaaaaacaataataataattctcaAATTATACCAGGGGCAATTCTTAGCACTTTACATAAACTCTTTTAATTCTACCCTCAAATAAgtgtattattatctccattttatagatagagTAAACTAAGGAACAAAATGCTAAGAACCTTGCCCAAAGTCGCTAGTATCATGGCACAAATTAGAAAACAAGCAATCTGGCTCCTCACTATACAACGCCTCTGGAAGAAATATTAGTGGCTCCTAATAGTGGCTCCTATGGAGCCCTGTGCACTCCTTCACAGCTCCTCCCAACCTCAACTTTGCCATGGCTTCCACTGGTCTACAAATCCTGAGGATCATCCTAATGCTGCTTGGCTGGGTGAATGCTCTGCTTTCCAGTGCCCTGGCCCTATGGAAAGTGACTGCCTTCATCAGCAACATCACTATGGCAGCCCAGGTGGTGTGGGAGGAGCTGCAGATGTCCTGCATGGTGCAGAGCACAGGTCAGATGCAGTGCATGGTATACGCCCCACTGCTCGTGCTGCCCCAGGACCAGCAGACTGCTCGTGATCATCCTCCTGTTGGCTCTGCTTGGTCTGTTGGTTACGTGGAAGACAAGGACTCCAAGGGCCATTTGGTGATTTTCTCTGAGATCATCTTTATCATCTCAGGGATCCTGCCCAGATCCCCATCTGCTGCCAGCCCACACAACCATGTAGGACTTCTACAACCCCCAGGTGGCCAAGGCCCAAAAGTGGGAGGTGGGGCCTTCTACCTGGGCTGGGCAGCCTCTGGCCCTGCGTTGCTCAGCTGAAAGGGAGCTGCTATGCTACACCTGCCCAGCAGGCTGGGGTATCCCAGGGCTAGAATATGATATGGTCTGACACTTGCAATCCGCCACATATGTCATCTCTCAGAGTCCCTCCGAGTACCCCACTAAGAATTATATCTAATTCTGGTAGAGTACTGGGGACTCCCTTGACAAAGAAGCCTAATCCCCTGAGCTGAAGACATTGAAACAGTGATTCAGATAGCTTTGGggccattttcatcttttttatttttcctttttgggggaaaggattttttaaaatttatttgataacCTAACCAAGGAATTCAGACTCTCTTCTGGGCTCTGCTGCTGGTATCTCTCACCTTTACACGATGGAGTCAGGGAGGTGATGCTTCAATTTCTGGATCTTTTTCCACCCTGGACATCCCCATCTTGGAGGCTCACCTAGAAGGTTGCCTGATGTTCAGTCTGTCCTCAAGAGTCCCTCCTTACCAGTCAAAACCTATGGAATGCCCAGGGGCTCTTGAGCCTCATAACACCTTGAGAAGCAAGTGGAAAGTTACCAAAAAACACCCACCCCCAAATCATCTGACCTCTGGCTCTTCTGAGTCACATCA
The window above is part of the Mustela nigripes isolate SB6536 chromosome 10, MUSNIG.SB6536, whole genome shotgun sequence genome. Proteins encoded here:
- the LOC132025975 gene encoding LOW QUALITY PROTEIN: claudin-6-like (The sequence of the model RefSeq protein was modified relative to this genomic sequence to represent the inferred CDS: inserted 2 bases in 1 codon; substituted 1 base at 1 genomic stop codon), yielding MASTGLQILRIILMLLGWVNALLSSALALWKVTAFISNITMAAQVVWEELQMSCMVQSTGQMQCMVYAPLLVLPQDQQTARDHPPVGSAWSVGYVEDKDSKGHLVIFSEIIFIISGILPRSPSAXPAHTTMXDFYNPQVAKAQKWEVGPSTWAGQPLALRCSAERELLCYTCPAGWGIPGLEYDMV